Proteins encoded in a region of the Isosphaeraceae bacterium EP7 genome:
- a CDS encoding efflux RND transporter periplasmic adaptor subunit, which translates to MRTHTRIPAARVACFALAAASTLLAGCRKPAEQVAPPPPLVGIVDSRRMSVPVLSENTGTTRALEEVSIRARVRGFLLERHFDEGSYVKKGDLLLVIDELPYQVALSSAKAKRSEAEASVTKAEKSKIREVSQSQLALDQAQLTLSVIEERRAKALLARSAGSREDLDKAEADRKKNEAQVEASMANAEQAKADYEVGLLSSKAMLEAANAAVNDAQLNLGYCRMYSPIDGRIGESKVKVGNLVGPDASSGGGSYTELANIQQLDPMGLDVRVSSRSLERATRLIRDGLQVHLTVPGMNGPQEYPYPGVSYFIDNTIDPTTSTFLVKARVPNPERSLLPGEYVTIKAVVDRLVDTVVVPEMAVMETEGGPTVYFVDKDGKVAIQKVIAGQSFEGIRVILSGLEAGVPIIVQGLQLIRPGMLVKTEPAVLPRPVRSATGGAEPKPATPPTEATGAPKQAETPKQAETPKQAEAPKQAEAPKQAEAPKQAEAPEPAEAPKQAEAPKPAEAPKQTPEAAPGQAARPQN; encoded by the coding sequence ATGCGCACACACACCCGGATCCCGGCCGCACGCGTGGCCTGCTTCGCCCTGGCCGCCGCCTCGACCCTGCTGGCCGGGTGCCGCAAGCCGGCCGAACAGGTCGCGCCGCCTCCTCCGCTGGTGGGGATCGTGGACTCGCGGCGGATGAGCGTGCCGGTGCTGAGCGAGAACACGGGGACCACGCGTGCGCTGGAGGAGGTCTCGATCCGGGCGCGGGTGCGGGGGTTCTTGCTGGAACGGCACTTCGATGAGGGGTCGTACGTCAAGAAAGGGGACCTGCTGCTGGTCATCGACGAGCTGCCCTACCAGGTCGCGCTCAGCTCGGCGAAGGCGAAGCGGTCGGAGGCCGAGGCCTCGGTGACGAAGGCGGAGAAGTCGAAGATCCGCGAGGTCTCGCAGTCGCAGCTGGCGCTCGACCAGGCGCAGCTAACCCTGTCGGTGATCGAGGAGCGGAGGGCCAAGGCGCTGCTTGCCCGCAGCGCGGGGTCGCGCGAGGACCTGGACAAGGCCGAGGCCGATCGCAAGAAGAACGAGGCGCAGGTCGAGGCGAGCATGGCCAACGCCGAGCAGGCCAAGGCCGACTACGAGGTGGGCTTGCTGTCGTCGAAGGCCATGCTGGAGGCCGCCAACGCGGCCGTGAACGACGCCCAGCTGAACCTGGGGTACTGCCGGATGTACTCGCCGATCGACGGCCGGATTGGCGAGTCGAAGGTGAAGGTGGGCAACCTCGTCGGCCCCGACGCCAGCAGCGGCGGCGGGAGCTATACCGAGCTGGCGAACATCCAGCAACTGGACCCGATGGGCCTGGACGTGCGCGTCAGCTCGAGGTCGCTGGAGCGGGCCACCCGCCTGATCCGCGATGGCCTGCAGGTGCATCTGACGGTGCCGGGCATGAACGGGCCGCAGGAGTACCCCTACCCGGGGGTCTCCTACTTCATCGACAACACGATCGACCCGACCACCTCGACGTTCCTGGTCAAGGCGCGCGTGCCCAACCCCGAACGGTCGCTACTGCCGGGCGAGTACGTGACCATCAAGGCGGTGGTCGACCGCCTGGTCGATACCGTGGTGGTGCCCGAGATGGCGGTCATGGAGACCGAGGGGGGCCCGACCGTCTACTTCGTGGACAAGGACGGCAAGGTGGCCATCCAGAAGGTCATCGCGGGCCAGTCCTTCGAAGGGATCCGCGTGATCCTCTCGGGCCTCGAAGCAGGGGTCCCGATCATCGTCCAGGGCCTCCAGCTGATCCGCCCCGGGATGCTCGTGAAGACGGAGCCCGCCGTGCTGCCCAGGCCCGTCCGCAGCGCCACCGGCGGAGCCGAGCCGAAGCCGGCCACGCCGCCGACAGAGGCGACCGGAGCCCCTAAGCAGGCCGAAACGCCGAAGCAGGCCGAAACCCCGAAGCAGGCCGAGGCCCCGAAGCAAGCCGAGGCCCCGAAGCAAGCCGAGGCCCCGAAGCAAGCCGAGGCCCCCGAGCCGGCCGAAGCTCCGAAGCAGGCCGAGGCCCCCAAGCCGGCCGAAGCTCCGAAGCAAACCCCCGAGGCCGCACCCGGGCAGGCCGCACGGCCGCAGAATTGA
- the budA gene encoding acetolactate decarboxylase, giving the protein MIRHLLKPFLCLATLALTTCAPDRSAAPPAPHTITQVSVINALMVGRYDGLMPIPELLRHGDFGVGTLDHLDGELTILDGKAYQVRGDGKVAAVPPDRSTPFAVITPFSEDGNFPCQQVPTLEALDAHLDDALPQKNNFVAIRIDGRFDSITLRSVHRQEPPYKPLAEVAKSQSMWTHTTKTGTMIGIRSPAWVAGLNVPGYHWHFLTDDRTIGGHVLDCKFAQARVKFAVCPDWLLKLDPSPAFNAEDLGQDLRREVKRVESSRGGERD; this is encoded by the coding sequence ATGATCCGGCATCTGCTCAAGCCGTTCCTGTGCCTGGCCACCCTAGCCCTGACCACCTGCGCCCCGGACCGATCCGCCGCACCCCCGGCCCCGCACACGATCACGCAGGTCTCCGTCATCAACGCCCTGATGGTCGGCCGCTACGACGGCTTGATGCCGATCCCCGAACTGCTCCGCCACGGCGATTTCGGCGTCGGGACGCTCGACCACCTCGACGGCGAGCTGACCATCCTCGACGGCAAGGCCTACCAGGTCCGCGGCGATGGCAAGGTCGCCGCCGTGCCCCCCGACCGCTCCACCCCCTTCGCGGTCATCACCCCGTTCTCCGAGGACGGCAATTTCCCCTGCCAGCAGGTCCCCACCCTCGAAGCCCTCGACGCCCACCTCGACGACGCACTGCCGCAGAAGAACAACTTCGTCGCCATCCGGATCGACGGCCGATTCGACTCCATCACCCTGCGCAGCGTCCATCGCCAGGAGCCCCCCTACAAGCCCCTGGCCGAGGTCGCCAAGAGCCAGTCAATGTGGACCCACACCACAAAGACCGGCACGATGATCGGCATCCGCTCCCCCGCCTGGGTCGCCGGCCTGAATGTCCCCGGCTACCACTGGCACTTCCTCACCGACGACCGCACCATCGGCGGCCACGTCCTCGACTGCAAGTTCGCCCAGGCCCGGGTGAAATTCGCCGTCTGCCCCGACTGGCTGCTCAAGCTCGACCCCTCCCCAGCCTTCAACGCCGAGGACCTGGGCCAGGACCTCCGACGCGAGGTGAAGCGAGTGGAAAGCTCACGCGGCGGCGAACGCGATTGA
- a CDS encoding TetR family transcriptional regulator, whose protein sequence is MEDGAGTTVPRKRSAAATRESILAAATRRFASQGYERSGVREIAGDAGVTAALVNRYFASKEGLYAQVIDRSFDVGDLFDGPRADLPRRIARRAVYGHGEQGQTTLLLLLRSATEPHAAVLLKSKINQNFIQPLAQKLGGSHAEARAALIAAQLTGFATLDELIHVDVLTTADREGLVNMLVEMLQTCVGEEE, encoded by the coding sequence ATGGAAGACGGGGCCGGGACCACCGTACCCAGGAAGCGCTCGGCCGCCGCAACGCGCGAGTCGATCCTGGCGGCGGCCACCCGGCGGTTCGCGTCCCAGGGCTACGAGCGCTCCGGGGTCCGCGAGATCGCCGGCGACGCCGGAGTCACCGCCGCCCTGGTCAACCGCTACTTCGCCTCCAAGGAAGGCCTCTACGCCCAGGTCATCGACCGCTCCTTCGACGTCGGAGACCTCTTCGACGGCCCCCGAGCCGACCTCCCCCGCCGCATCGCCCGCCGCGCCGTCTACGGCCACGGAGAACAAGGCCAGACCACCTTGCTCCTCCTCCTCCGCTCCGCCACCGAGCCCCACGCCGCCGTCCTGCTCAAATCAAAGATCAATCAAAACTTTATCCAACCCCTCGCCCAGAAACTCGGCGGCTCCCACGCCGAGGCCCGCGCCGCCCTCATCGCCGCCCAGCTCACCGGCTTCGCCACGCTGGACGAGCTCATCCACGTCGATGTCCTTACTACGGCCGACCGTGAAGGGCTGGTAAATATGCTCGTCGAGATGCTGCAGACGTGCGTTGGCGAAGAAGAATAG
- a CDS encoding amidohydrolase, with amino-acid sequence MATPRTVSCLAALLVSLCLCGAADEADLILHNGKVVTVDGAFSIRQALAVKGDRLLRVGTDQEVLKTRGPATKVVDLGGKMVLPGLIDSHTHPAEASMIEFDHPVPAMETIADVLAYIGSRARALGPEKWVVVKQVFITRLAEQRYPTRDELDRAAPANPVLFATGPDASLNTLALKLSGIDANFKPEGPGKVEKDPKTGEPTGILRNLTRYVKATPSEGKPTEEDKDRRLLELFRDYNSVGLTSVIDRDAADEDIDRYSRLHEAGELSVRLGISRHVENLGPLDAIVAEIRKTAEHPLRRGGDRLRIVGVKAYLDGGMLTGSAFMRKPWGISKIYAIDDPTYRGVLFIPRERLVPMVRAAVESGLQFTAHSVGDGAVHALLDAYEEVNKTTPVAPTRPCVTHSNFMSREAIDRAAKLGAVVDIQPAWLYLDTRTLAAQFGVDRLRYFQPLRSLFEAGVTAGGGSDHMQKIGSLRSINPYNPFLAMWVAVSRRAKGYNDRLHPEEALSREQAIRFYTINNARLLFLEDRIGSLEAGKKADFVVIDRDLLSCDEDEIRETRALSTYLDGTCVFGPRAGE; translated from the coding sequence ATGGCGACGCCTCGCACCGTCTCGTGTCTCGCCGCCCTGCTCGTGTCGCTCTGCCTCTGCGGCGCGGCCGATGAGGCGGACCTGATCCTGCACAACGGCAAGGTCGTCACGGTCGACGGCGCGTTCTCGATCCGCCAGGCCCTGGCCGTCAAGGGGGACCGCCTGCTACGCGTCGGCACCGACCAGGAGGTCCTCAAGACCCGAGGGCCGGCCACCAAGGTGGTGGATCTCGGGGGGAAGATGGTGCTGCCGGGGCTCATCGACTCGCACACGCATCCGGCGGAAGCGAGCATGATCGAGTTCGACCACCCGGTGCCGGCGATGGAGACGATCGCGGATGTGCTGGCGTATATCGGCTCGCGGGCCAGGGCGCTCGGGCCCGAGAAGTGGGTGGTGGTCAAGCAGGTGTTCATCACCAGGCTTGCTGAGCAACGCTACCCCACCCGCGACGAGCTGGACAGGGCCGCTCCGGCCAACCCGGTGCTGTTCGCGACGGGCCCCGATGCGTCGCTCAATACGCTGGCCTTGAAGCTCAGCGGGATCGACGCGAACTTCAAGCCCGAGGGGCCGGGCAAGGTCGAGAAGGACCCGAAAACCGGCGAGCCGACGGGCATCCTCCGCAACCTCACGCGATATGTGAAGGCAACGCCCTCGGAAGGGAAGCCCACCGAGGAAGATAAGGACAGGCGACTGCTGGAGCTGTTCAGGGATTACAATTCCGTCGGCCTCACCTCCGTGATCGACCGCGACGCCGCCGACGAAGATATCGACCGGTACTCGCGGTTGCACGAGGCCGGCGAGCTGTCGGTGCGTCTGGGGATTTCCAGGCATGTCGAGAACCTGGGCCCACTCGACGCGATCGTCGCCGAGATCCGCAAGACGGCCGAGCACCCGCTACGCAGGGGGGGAGACAGGCTGCGGATCGTCGGGGTGAAGGCCTATCTGGACGGCGGGATGCTGACCGGAAGCGCCTTCATGCGCAAGCCCTGGGGAATTAGCAAGATCTACGCGATCGACGATCCGACGTATCGCGGGGTGCTGTTCATCCCCCGCGAACGGCTGGTGCCTATGGTCCGGGCCGCCGTGGAGTCGGGGCTCCAGTTCACCGCCCACAGCGTCGGCGACGGTGCCGTGCATGCGCTGCTCGACGCTTATGAAGAGGTGAACAAAACGACGCCGGTGGCACCGACCCGGCCGTGCGTCACGCACTCGAACTTCATGAGCCGCGAGGCGATCGACCGGGCCGCGAAGCTGGGAGCCGTCGTCGACATCCAGCCCGCCTGGCTCTACCTCGACACCAGGACGCTCGCCGCCCAGTTCGGCGTCGACCGCCTCCGCTATTTCCAGCCCCTGCGCAGCCTGTTCGAGGCCGGGGTGACCGCCGGCGGAGGCTCCGACCACATGCAGAAGATCGGCTCACTCCGATCCATCAACCCCTACAACCCATTCCTGGCCATGTGGGTCGCGGTCTCGCGCCGGGCGAAAGGCTACAACGACCGGCTCCACCCCGAGGAGGCCCTGAGCAGGGAGCAGGCGATCCGCTTCTACACAATCAACAACGCCCGCCTGCTGTTCCTGGAAGACCGGATCGGCTCGCTCGAAGCGGGCAAGAAGGCCGACTTCGTGGTGATTGATCGCGACCTGCTGAGCTGCGATGAGGATGAGATCCGGGAGACTCGGGCCTTGAGCACTTACCTGGATGGAACCTGCGTGTTCGGACCACGGGCCGGAGAATGA
- a CDS encoding multidrug efflux RND transporter permease subunit, translating into MVNFFIGRPIFATVLSLLMVLIGGICAFLLPIAQYPQIAPPQIQITTTYTGADAITVAETATTPIEQQINGTKGMIYFGSDSTSNGVANILATFEVGYSQDIAAVDIQNKVQTATPTLPPEVKQYGVSIKKTSTDIVCVVNLVDNSGKGLYDANFLDNYGQIYIADSMKRIKGVSDVVVFGRKYAMRIWLDPNRMAEMKVPPTEVILAIQQENLQAAAGKIGGAPVPEGQAFEFPITVKGRLTKVSEFEEIIVRRKDDGSVVRLKDLARVELSSENFESSGRLDGKPAGAMPIYQYADANALSIVEQVKTQMDRLSKSFPEGLEYRIAYDTTKYVEENIDEVVHTLIEAFILVMLVVFLFLQGWRATIIPMLAIPISLIATFSLMAIFGFSLNSLTLCGLVLAIGLVVDDAIIVVENVEKFLERGFKPLAATRAAMAEITTPIVTITLVLAAVFVPVAFIPGMTGRLYNQFAMTIVFSFLFSSFNSLTFSPAMSRLFLKPKHGEAKFFLFRWFNAGMRYLENSYDSILDLTAHHWWMIVVPSLGLLALTGWMIMERPKSFIPTEDQGYLIVAIQTPDGTSREVTARVVSRVEDLCRELHGVHHTVTLDGLNVLSGTNQTNSGIIFLPLEEWSERRTPELRAAALTQQLQGMISAKIRDAVVLVLQPPPIRGLSQTGGFEMMLEDRAGRGVQALQTVIDQFQAKARQRPELAGVFSTFSARVPQLKFELDRTKARRLDVPISDVFAVLQTNLGAYYVNDFNLYGKVWKVLMQAEGAVRRTPEDIQRLYVLNRKGEKVPFSSLGEVRYALGPIDVPHYNLYAAAKVNGGPAPGFSSGQAQAAMEEVAASVLPEGFGYEWTGTTFQEQQTGNLSTYIFALSVVCVFLFMAALYESWIRPTVIILTVPLAMFGAIVGLWLYDMPLDVFGQIGLVMLIGLETKNAILIVEFGVEMREKHGMGIIESAKAASRERLRPILMTSFAFVMGVLPMARATGAGAYSRNSLGIVIAFGIGVSTVLGRFVIPIYYVLGERIIDYFAAMRPKDEEDDASEEGHARPNAEAATNGPATPPPATPALGH; encoded by the coding sequence ATGGTCAATTTCTTCATCGGTCGGCCAATCTTCGCCACCGTGCTCTCACTGCTGATGGTCCTGATTGGCGGGATCTGCGCCTTCCTGCTGCCGATCGCGCAGTATCCGCAGATCGCGCCGCCGCAGATCCAGATCACGACGACCTACACCGGGGCCGACGCGATCACGGTGGCCGAGACGGCGACGACGCCGATCGAGCAGCAGATCAACGGCACGAAGGGGATGATCTACTTCGGCTCGGATAGCACGAGCAACGGCGTGGCCAACATCTTGGCGACGTTCGAGGTCGGCTACTCGCAGGACATCGCCGCCGTCGACATTCAGAACAAGGTGCAGACGGCCACGCCCACCTTGCCGCCGGAGGTGAAGCAGTACGGCGTGTCGATCAAGAAGACGTCGACGGACATCGTCTGCGTGGTCAACCTGGTCGATAACTCGGGCAAAGGGCTCTACGACGCCAACTTCCTGGACAATTACGGCCAGATCTACATCGCCGACTCGATGAAGCGGATCAAGGGGGTCAGCGACGTCGTCGTCTTCGGCCGCAAGTATGCCATGCGGATCTGGCTCGACCCGAACCGGATGGCCGAGATGAAGGTGCCGCCGACGGAGGTGATCCTGGCCATCCAGCAGGAGAACCTCCAGGCCGCCGCCGGCAAGATCGGCGGGGCGCCCGTGCCCGAGGGGCAGGCCTTCGAGTTCCCGATCACCGTGAAGGGGCGGCTCACCAAGGTCTCCGAGTTCGAGGAGATCATCGTCCGCCGCAAGGACGACGGCTCGGTCGTCCGGCTGAAGGACCTGGCCCGCGTCGAGCTGTCGTCGGAGAACTTCGAGTCGTCGGGCCGCCTCGACGGCAAGCCCGCCGGCGCCATGCCGATCTACCAGTATGCCGACGCCAACGCCCTCTCGATCGTCGAGCAGGTGAAGACCCAGATGGACCGGCTGTCGAAGAGCTTCCCCGAGGGGCTCGAATACCGGATCGCCTACGACACGACCAAGTATGTCGAAGAGAACATCGACGAGGTCGTCCACACGCTGATCGAGGCGTTCATCCTGGTCATGCTCGTGGTGTTCCTGTTCCTCCAGGGGTGGCGGGCGACGATCATCCCGATGCTGGCGATCCCGATCTCGCTGATCGCCACGTTCTCGCTGATGGCAATCTTCGGGTTCTCGCTGAACTCCCTGACGCTCTGCGGCCTGGTGCTGGCGATCGGCCTGGTGGTGGACGACGCGATCATCGTGGTCGAGAACGTCGAGAAGTTCCTGGAACGCGGTTTCAAGCCGCTGGCCGCCACGCGGGCGGCGATGGCCGAGATCACGACTCCGATCGTGACCATCACGCTGGTTCTGGCGGCGGTCTTCGTGCCGGTGGCGTTCATCCCGGGGATGACGGGCCGGTTGTACAACCAGTTCGCCATGACGATCGTCTTCTCGTTCCTGTTCTCGTCGTTCAACTCGCTGACGTTCAGCCCGGCGATGTCGCGCCTGTTCCTGAAGCCCAAGCACGGCGAGGCGAAGTTCTTCCTCTTCCGCTGGTTCAACGCCGGGATGCGCTACCTGGAGAACTCGTACGACTCGATCCTCGACCTGACGGCGCATCACTGGTGGATGATCGTCGTGCCATCGCTCGGGCTGCTGGCGCTGACGGGCTGGATGATCATGGAGCGGCCCAAGTCGTTCATCCCGACGGAGGACCAGGGGTACCTCATCGTCGCCATTCAGACACCCGACGGCACCAGCCGCGAGGTGACCGCGCGGGTGGTGTCACGCGTCGAGGATCTTTGCAGGGAGCTGCACGGGGTGCATCATACTGTCACCCTGGACGGCCTGAACGTGCTGAGCGGCACGAACCAGACGAACTCCGGCATCATCTTCCTGCCGCTGGAAGAATGGTCGGAGCGGAGGACGCCCGAGTTGAGGGCCGCCGCGCTGACGCAGCAGTTGCAGGGCATGATCTCCGCGAAGATTCGCGACGCCGTCGTCCTGGTGCTCCAGCCGCCGCCGATCCGCGGCCTGAGCCAGACGGGCGGCTTCGAGATGATGCTGGAGGACCGCGCGGGCAGAGGTGTGCAGGCGCTCCAGACCGTGATCGACCAGTTCCAGGCCAAGGCCCGCCAGCGCCCCGAGCTTGCCGGCGTGTTTTCGACCTTCTCGGCCCGCGTGCCGCAGCTCAAGTTCGAGCTGGACCGGACCAAGGCCCGCCGCCTGGACGTGCCCATCTCCGACGTCTTCGCCGTGCTCCAGACGAACCTGGGTGCCTACTACGTCAATGACTTCAACCTTTACGGGAAGGTCTGGAAGGTCTTGATGCAGGCCGAGGGCGCGGTCCGCCGCACGCCCGAGGACATCCAGCGGCTGTACGTGCTCAATCGCAAGGGGGAGAAGGTCCCGTTCAGCTCGCTGGGAGAGGTCAGGTACGCGCTCGGGCCGATCGACGTCCCTCATTACAACCTGTACGCCGCGGCCAAGGTGAATGGCGGTCCCGCGCCGGGGTTCAGCTCGGGCCAGGCCCAGGCCGCCATGGAAGAGGTCGCCGCCTCGGTCTTGCCGGAGGGGTTCGGCTATGAGTGGACCGGCACCACGTTCCAGGAGCAGCAGACGGGCAACCTTTCGACCTACATCTTCGCTCTGTCGGTGGTCTGCGTCTTCCTGTTCATGGCCGCCTTGTATGAGAGCTGGATCAGGCCCACGGTCATCATCCTGACGGTGCCGCTGGCCATGTTCGGCGCCATCGTCGGCCTCTGGCTCTACGACATGCCGCTTGACGTTTTCGGCCAGATCGGTCTGGTCATGCTCATCGGCCTGGAGACCAAGAACGCGATCCTGATCGTCGAGTTCGGCGTCGAGATGCGCGAGAAGCACGGGATGGGGATCATTGAGAGCGCCAAGGCGGCCTCGCGAGAACGGCTCAGGCCGATCTTGATGACCTCGTTCGCCTTCGTCATGGGCGTCTTGCCGATGGCGAGGGCCACAGGCGCCGGAGCCTACAGCCGCAACTCGCTGGGCATCGTCATCGCCTTCGGCATCGGCGTGAGCACGGTGCTCGGCCGATTCGTCATCCCGATCTACTACGTCCTCGGCGAGCGGATCATCGACTACTTTGCGGCCATGCGCCCGAAGGATGAGGAAGATGATGCGAGCGAGGAAGGCCACGCCCGGCCGAACGCCGAGGCAGCAACCAACGGGCCGGCGACCCCTCCGCCCGCGACTCCGGCCCTCGGCCATTGA